Proteins from a single region of Gossypium arboreum isolate Shixiya-1 chromosome 1, ASM2569848v2, whole genome shotgun sequence:
- the LOC108481699 gene encoding homeobox-leucine zipper protein HOX11-like, producing MELALSLGDPTKPFSLLGNTPKLSRSKDLGFCMGLGDGFKSQHKIDAFEAQSRGGSDVKRVPSDPPLHLHLLPSSQTQLRIPCLTHEYGDGRGLDVNQLPPAAAAEEDDDEESEEGAAISSPNSTVSSFRMNFGIRNGKNKGKRDLEVERVSDDDDENGSTRKKLRLCKEQSAFLEESFKEHNTLNPKKKLALAKQLNLRSRQVEVWFQNRRARTKQKQTEVDCEYLKRSCETLREENKRLRKKLQELRVLKTCQPFYMQSPVTTLTMCPSCERLATKGSAATGYPPFFSSINTCDPETSPSPPDNFFKSLDVTSEKT from the exons ATGGAGTTGGCTTTGAGCTTGGGTGATCCCACCAAGCCATTTTCGTTGCTTGGAAATACCCCAAAGCTATCAAGAAGCAAGGATCTAGGGTTTTGTATGGGGCTTGGAGATGGGTTCAAATCACAACATAAAATCGATGCTTTTGAAGCTCAAAGTAGAGGAGGTAGTGATGTAAAAAGGGTTCCTTCAGATCCACCTCTTCACCTTCATCTTCTTCCTTCTTCCCAAACTCAGCTTCGTATCCCTTGCCTCACTCATGAAT ATGGAGACGGCAGAGGGTTAGATGTGAACCAGTTGCCACCGGCAGCGGCGGCGGAGGAGGATGATGATGAGGAATCTGAGGAAGGAGCGGCAATTTCATCTCCGAACAGCACAGTTTCGTCTTTTCGAATGAATTTTGGGATTAGAAATGGAAAAAACAAAGGGAAAAGAGACCTTGAAGTTGAAAGAGTGAGTGACGATGACGATGAGAACGGGTCAACTCGGAAGAAACTTAGGCTCTGTAAAGAACAATCTGCTTTTCTCGAAGAAAGTTTCAAAGAACACAACACTCTAAATCCT AAGAAAAAGCTTGCTTTGGCCAAGCAATTAAATCTTCGTTCTCGACAAGTGGAAGTTTGGTTTCAGAATAGGAGAGCAAg GACAAAACAGAAGCAGACCGAGGTAGATTGTGAGTATTTAAAGAGAAGTTGCGAGACATTGAGAGAAGAAAATAAGAGGTTacggaagaaactacaagaattGAGAGTTTTAAAAACTTGTCAACCATTTTATATGCAGTCACCTGTCACCACCCTCACCATGTGCCCTTCATGTGAGCGCCTCGCCACCAAGGGCTCTGCCGCCACTGGATACCCACCCTTTTTCTCCTCTATAAACACATGTGACCCTGAGACATCCCCAAGCCCACCCGAcaattttttcaaatcattgGATGTGACCTCTGAAAAAACATGA